From Paenibacillus sp. PK3_47, the proteins below share one genomic window:
- the rapZ gene encoding RNase adapter RapZ, translated as MTEPEHTPSAGATLIIITGMSGAGKTIAVQSLEDLGFFCVDNLPPVLIPKFAELIEQSKGKIAKVALVIDLRGREFFTALSESLAYIKNESSIGCEILFLDATDSVLVQRYKESRRHHPLAPKGMPLDGIRLERQMLDELKNSATLCLDTSSMKPVQLKEKIVSRFSHLGKSTLSVNITSFGFKYGIPIDADLVFDVRFLPNPHYVDQLRPKTGQDSDVYDYVMKWPETQAFLTKLLDMLHFLIPQYRNEGKSQVIIGIGCTGGKHRSVAISEYLGKMLGVSETELVAVSHRDSERDRH; from the coding sequence ATGACCGAACCGGAGCACACTCCTTCGGCTGGTGCCACCCTGATCATTATTACGGGAATGTCGGGTGCAGGCAAGACGATTGCCGTACAGAGTCTGGAAGACCTCGGGTTCTTCTGCGTCGATAATCTGCCTCCGGTACTGATTCCGAAATTCGCGGAGCTGATTGAGCAGTCCAAAGGGAAAATCGCCAAGGTTGCTCTTGTTATTGACCTGCGCGGGCGCGAGTTTTTCACGGCATTGTCAGAATCACTGGCCTATATCAAGAACGAGTCAAGCATCGGCTGCGAAATTCTGTTCCTGGATGCAACCGACTCTGTGCTGGTGCAGCGCTATAAGGAGAGCCGGCGGCATCATCCGCTGGCCCCCAAAGGCATGCCGCTCGACGGGATCCGCCTGGAGCGCCAGATGCTGGATGAGCTGAAGAATTCCGCTACCCTGTGTCTGGACACCAGCAGCATGAAGCCGGTGCAGCTCAAGGAGAAAATCGTATCGCGGTTCTCTCATCTGGGCAAAAGCACACTCTCCGTCAATATTACTTCGTTCGGCTTTAAGTATGGCATTCCAATTGATGCAGACCTCGTGTTTGATGTCCGTTTTTTGCCCAACCCGCATTATGTGGACCAGCTGCGGCCCAAGACAGGCCAGGACAGCGATGTGTATGATTATGTAATGAAATGGCCTGAAACACAGGCGTTTCTGACCAAACTGCTGGATATGCTGCATTTCCTGATTCCGCAATACCGTAATGAGGGGAAATCCCAGGTTATTATCGGTATCGGCTGTACGGGAGGCAAACACCGTTCAGTCGCGATTTCAGAGTATTTGGGTAAAATGCTGGGGGTTAGCGAGACGGAGCTGGTGGCGGTCAGCCACCGGGATTCCGAGCGTGACCGGCATTAA
- a CDS encoding YvcK family protein, protein MAEEQGQRPRIVVMGGGTGLSVMLRGLKEKPLDITAIVTVADDGGSSGILRNELQMPPPGDIRNVLTAMADVEPLMAQIMKYRFSSGEGLAGHSLGNLILAALTDISGDFVTGVRELSRLFAVRGRVLPAAGEAVVLHAEMADGTIVTGESKIPEAGGVIKRVFLEPAEVEPLPEALEAIRNADAILCGPGSLYTSILPNLLVPKLAEAVVASSAIKIFVCNVMTQPGETDNYTVSDHLQAVYDHVGLHLFDYVIVNDGEIPEQVQIKYAEKGARPVQLDREAVDGNGYKVIADKLVLFKTYLRHDTDKLSHHIYQLVKDWISR, encoded by the coding sequence GTGGCTGAAGAACAAGGACAGCGTCCGCGTATTGTCGTCATGGGCGGGGGTACCGGACTGTCTGTCATGCTTCGCGGTTTGAAGGAAAAGCCGCTTGATATTACAGCGATAGTCACTGTAGCAGATGACGGAGGGAGCTCCGGGATTCTGCGCAATGAGCTGCAGATGCCGCCTCCCGGCGACATCCGCAATGTGTTAACGGCAATGGCTGATGTAGAGCCGCTGATGGCGCAGATTATGAAATACCGTTTCAGCAGCGGAGAGGGCCTCGCCGGGCATAGCCTCGGCAATCTGATTCTGGCTGCACTTACCGATATTTCCGGCGATTTTGTCACCGGAGTACGGGAGCTCAGCCGGTTGTTCGCTGTCCGCGGCCGGGTGCTTCCGGCTGCCGGAGAAGCAGTAGTGCTGCATGCCGAGATGGCTGACGGGACTATTGTTACCGGCGAGTCCAAGATTCCGGAGGCCGGAGGCGTCATCAAGCGCGTATTTTTGGAGCCGGCGGAGGTTGAGCCGCTGCCTGAAGCGCTGGAGGCGATCCGGAATGCAGATGCCATTCTGTGCGGGCCGGGCAGCCTGTACACGAGTATTCTGCCCAATCTGCTCGTGCCGAAGCTGGCGGAGGCGGTTGTTGCTTCCAGTGCCATCAAAATATTTGTCTGCAATGTTATGACCCAGCCGGGTGAAACCGATAATTATACGGTAAGCGATCATCTTCAGGCGGTGTATGACCATGTCGGCCTGCATTTGTTCGATTATGTCATTGTTAATGACGGTGAGATACCGGAACAGGTGCAGATCAAATATGCCGAGAAGGGCGCGCGTCCGGTGCAGCTTGACCGGGAGGCCGTCGACGGTAACGGATACAAGGTGATTGCCGACAAGCTGGTATTATTTAAGACTTATTTGCGGCATGATACGGATAAGCTCAGTCATCACATTTACCAGCTGGTGAAGGACTGGATATCCAGATAA